A single genomic interval of Pseudomonas sp. FeN3W harbors:
- a CDS encoding TonB-dependent siderophore receptor produces MRSTALPFIPNRSRALALGIRAALLCLPLASVVPGAAVAQSATQQAVRSYDIPAGPLSSALSRFAGEAGVLLSVDGSLLQGLDSNGLQGQYGVDEGFAALLQGSGLQAVRDSQGNYSLTRRTAQSDAVELQPMTVEGFALGNALGSMDGYNATHSSVATKTSMPLVRTSQSVSVVTREQIDKQGSMTVAEAVRYTPGVLSNPYGNTRRYDYLAMRGINDGSVDNIIIDGLKSMGDPGSYSSLQIDPYFIERIDVLKGPSSVLYGRSNPGGLASLTTKRPQFTEAARIDLSYGSNDYKSLGFDVTGPLNENIAYRVVGVAKDADSQVDYVEETRYTLMPSLTLNLSEDTNLNLYAYLQHDPNGGYHGSLPASGTLGKRNGRRLSGSFFEGDPDIEEFKRTQTMVGYEFQHRFNDVWSARQNFRYLDAEVENSQVWQSDYYWVPTDSNELYRGFSGGEESLHAWIVDNMLQAEFATGSALHTVVVGLDYQYTKNKIFNDADRSVYDPRTPGTVPTLDTGSSGYPSFALSPFATADALRRQKQAGLYIQDLVELGNWNLSAGLRQDWYDVSIDDSISGKDANQGEKLSGHVGVLYAFENGISPYLSYSTSFNPTSNYSSGAQILEPTTGKQWETGVKYQPVGSDDLYTLSFFTIDMENLFAKENSLVTDNFYKGVGGMKSRGVELEARVSVTKNLRLLGSVTLNDVEYSKSYYAYNSAGGVVDAKGNTPYQTPERMASLWADYNFADGLLAGLNIGGGARYVGYSWGNDAHDFKVPSYTLFDASIGYDLSRVGLNGTSLRLNANNLTDEYYVASCYNASSCYLGAERNVVATITYQF; encoded by the coding sequence ATGCGCTCGACCGCCTTGCCGTTCATTCCCAATCGCTCCCGCGCCCTGGCACTCGGCATTCGTGCCGCGCTGCTGTGTCTGCCGCTGGCCAGCGTCGTGCCCGGCGCTGCTGTGGCGCAGTCTGCGACCCAGCAGGCGGTACGCAGCTACGACATTCCCGCCGGCCCGCTATCGAGCGCACTGAGCCGTTTCGCCGGTGAGGCAGGTGTGCTGCTCTCGGTCGATGGCAGCCTGCTGCAGGGCCTGGACAGCAACGGCCTGCAAGGGCAGTACGGGGTCGACGAGGGCTTCGCTGCGCTGCTGCAGGGCAGCGGCCTGCAGGCCGTACGCGACAGCCAGGGCAACTATTCGCTGACTCGCCGCACGGCACAGAGCGATGCCGTCGAGCTGCAACCGATGACCGTCGAAGGCTTCGCCCTAGGCAACGCACTGGGCTCGATGGACGGCTACAACGCGACCCACAGCAGCGTGGCGACCAAGACGAGCATGCCGTTGGTGCGCACCTCGCAAAGTGTTTCCGTGGTTACTCGTGAGCAGATCGACAAGCAGGGCTCGATGACGGTTGCTGAAGCCGTGCGTTACACACCAGGTGTACTTAGCAACCCCTATGGCAACACGCGGCGCTACGACTACTTGGCGATGCGGGGGATCAATGATGGCTCGGTCGACAACATCATCATCGACGGCTTGAAGTCCATGGGTGACCCAGGCTCTTACAGCAGCCTGCAGATCGACCCCTATTTCATCGAGCGTATCGACGTGCTCAAGGGGCCGTCGTCTGTTCTGTATGGTCGCAGCAATCCCGGTGGGCTGGCGTCGCTAACGACCAAGCGACCCCAGTTCACCGAGGCTGCTCGCATAGATCTGTCTTACGGCAGCAATGACTACAAGAGCCTCGGCTTCGATGTCACCGGACCGCTGAACGAGAATATTGCCTATCGCGTGGTCGGGGTGGCGAAAGACGCCGATAGTCAGGTCGACTATGTCGAAGAAACCCGCTACACGCTGATGCCCAGTCTCACGCTGAACCTCAGCGAGGACACCAACCTAAACCTATATGCATATCTTCAGCACGACCCCAATGGGGGATATCACGGAAGTTTGCCGGCTTCCGGAACGTTGGGAAAACGGAATGGCCGTCGTTTGTCCGGCAGCTTCTTCGAAGGCGACCCAGATATCGAAGAGTTCAAGCGTACGCAAACCATGGTTGGTTACGAGTTCCAGCATCGTTTCAATGATGTATGGAGTGCGCGGCAGAACTTCCGTTATCTGGATGCAGAGGTGGAGAACAGCCAGGTCTGGCAAAGTGATTATTACTGGGTACCCACTGATAGTAACGAGCTTTATCGCGGGTTCAGCGGAGGAGAGGAAAGCCTGCATGCCTGGATCGTCGACAATATGCTGCAAGCTGAATTCGCTACCGGTTCCGCCCTTCATACCGTTGTTGTAGGTCTGGATTACCAATATACGAAAAACAAGATTTTCAACGACGCGGACCGCTCTGTTTACGACCCTAGAACGCCCGGCACAGTGCCAACTCTTGATACTGGCAGTTCAGGCTATCCATCCTTTGCGTTATCGCCGTTTGCTACAGCGGATGCGTTGCGCCGGCAAAAGCAAGCCGGTCTCTACATTCAGGATCTGGTGGAGCTGGGTAATTGGAATCTCTCAGCAGGGTTGCGCCAGGATTGGTACGACGTATCGATCGATGATTCCATCAGCGGCAAGGATGCGAATCAGGGCGAGAAACTCAGCGGCCATGTAGGAGTGCTCTATGCGTTCGAAAACGGCATTTCTCCCTACCTGAGTTATTCGACATCGTTCAATCCGACGTCCAACTACTCCAGTGGCGCTCAGATACTGGAGCCGACTACAGGCAAGCAGTGGGAAACCGGCGTGAAGTACCAGCCGGTCGGCAGTGACGACCTGTATACCCTATCGTTCTTCACGATCGACATGGAAAACCTGTTCGCCAAGGAGAACAGTCTGGTCACCGATAACTTCTATAAGGGTGTCGGTGGCATGAAGTCGCGAGGGGTTGAGCTTGAGGCTCGGGTGAGTGTTACCAAAAACTTGCGCTTGCTCGGCAGCGTCACGCTGAACGATGTGGAGTACAGCAAAAGTTATTACGCCTATAACTCTGCCGGTGGGGTTGTCGACGCAAAAGGCAATACCCCATATCAAACGCCTGAACGCATGGCGAGCCTGTGGGCTGACTACAATTTCGCCGATGGGCTGCTGGCGGGCTTGAACATTGGCGGTGGCGCGCGTTATGTCGGTTACAGCTGGGGCAACGACGCCCATGATTTCAAAGTGCCGTCCTACACCCTATTCGATGCCTCCATCGGCTATGACCTCAGCCGAGTGGGGCTGAACGGCACATCGCTTCGACTCAACGCCAACAACCTGACCGATGAGTACTACGTGGCGTCCTGCTACAACGCCTCCTCGTGCTATCTGGGTGCAGAGCGCAATGTCGTGGCGACCATCACGTATCAGTTCTGA
- a CDS encoding FecR domain-containing protein, whose product MGTDYRVLQEAAKWFAVLQSGAASAGERQAWSAWLEQPEHARAWAKVERISGQFQPLADDAVGRTAGAMLHSRQSNRRQALKVLSVLCGGAALSLAGGSLPWRQWAADERTAVGEVRDLRLADGSRLWLNTDTAVDIADDTTARRLALYRGELLVDASLSRSGRPLLLTSREGRVRSEQAARFSLRQEDGHTRLSVFAGVVDIQLDGFGTTRVAAGQQTDFGRRHIAPLSAARAEHQAWASGVLLADNQRLEDFLVELSRYRHGYLGCDPRIADLRVVGAFPLGDTERVLDALAATLPVRIERRMAWWVSLEPAAARGGA is encoded by the coding sequence ATGGGTACCGATTACCGCGTGCTGCAGGAAGCGGCGAAGTGGTTTGCCGTGTTGCAGTCCGGCGCGGCCAGCGCTGGCGAGCGCCAAGCCTGGAGCGCGTGGCTGGAACAGCCGGAACATGCCCGTGCGTGGGCCAAGGTCGAGCGCATAAGCGGTCAGTTCCAGCCGCTGGCCGACGATGCCGTCGGGCGCACCGCCGGCGCGATGTTGCACAGCCGCCAATCGAATCGCCGCCAGGCACTGAAGGTGCTATCCGTGCTTTGTGGTGGTGCGGCCCTGAGCCTGGCCGGCGGATCGCTGCCCTGGCGACAGTGGGCGGCCGATGAGCGGACCGCGGTCGGTGAAGTTCGTGATCTGCGTCTGGCCGATGGCTCGCGGCTCTGGCTGAACACCGATACCGCAGTGGATATTGCCGATGACACGACCGCGCGCAGGCTGGCCCTTTACCGTGGCGAGCTGCTGGTCGATGCCTCGCTCAGTCGAAGCGGGCGGCCGTTGCTGCTGACCAGCCGTGAAGGCCGCGTGCGCAGCGAGCAGGCCGCGCGTTTCTCGCTGCGCCAGGAAGATGGCCATACCCGGCTGAGCGTGTTCGCCGGCGTTGTGGATATCCAGCTGGATGGTTTCGGCACCACCCGTGTGGCGGCCGGGCAGCAAACCGATTTCGGTCGCCGCCATATCGCGCCCCTGTCGGCGGCACGCGCCGAGCATCAGGCCTGGGCGAGCGGCGTGTTACTGGCGGACAACCAGCGCCTGGAGGATTTTCTCGTCGAGCTGTCGCGCTATCGACACGGCTATCTCGGTTGCGATCCGCGTATCGCCGATCTGCGCGTGGTCGGCGCCTTTCCCCTCGGTGACACCGAGCGTGTGCTGGATGCGCTGGCGGCGACGCTGCCGGTGCGTATCGAGCGGCGCATGGCCTGGTGGGTCAGCCTCGAACCTGCCGCGGCACGAGGTGGCGCGTAG
- a CDS encoding sigma-70 family RNA polymerase sigma factor — MATEGMVRQQMLHRLYADHHGWLNGWLRRQLGCNQRAADLAQDTFVRVMTKDQDMRAIREPRAYLHTIAKGLLINHWRRRQIEQAYLDALALQPEPVAPSPESQALIVETLLQVDAMLAQLPSKVRSAFLMSQLQGMTYAAIAVELGVSERMVKKYMAQAMLHCLLLVAED; from the coding sequence ATGGCAACTGAAGGTATGGTTCGGCAGCAGATGCTGCATCGGCTCTATGCCGACCATCACGGCTGGCTGAACGGCTGGCTGCGGCGCCAGCTGGGCTGCAATCAGCGGGCCGCCGATCTCGCACAGGATACCTTCGTGCGGGTGATGACCAAGGATCAGGACATGAGGGCCATCCGCGAACCCAGGGCTTACCTGCATACCATCGCCAAGGGCCTGTTGATCAACCATTGGCGGCGTCGGCAGATCGAGCAGGCCTATCTCGATGCACTGGCACTGCAACCCGAGCCGGTTGCACCGTCGCCGGAATCCCAGGCGCTGATCGTCGAAACCTTGCTGCAGGTCGACGCCATGCTGGCTCAGCTGCCGTCAAAGGTGCGCAGCGCCTTTCTCATGTCGCAGCTGCAGGGCATGACCTACGCTGCAATCGCCGTCGAACTCGGTGTTTCCGAGCGGATGGTGAAGAAGTACATGGCTCAGGCCATGCTGCATTGCCTGCTGCTGGTGGCGGAGGACTGA
- a CDS encoding DUF3617 domain-containing protein, with product MTQLPRLAAFALLSLTLMPAHAQQILPGLWEFSSGDIQVDGQQMPGMDAMLAQMENLPADQRRMMEEMLAAQGVKLGGKGVQICLSKAQVESDELPFQDDPACTQEITERGDKLWKFRFECPDARGQGETRFISDKEFVSTVESQYRQGTETGTSRIESHARWIADDCGALKPAR from the coding sequence ATGACCCAACTGCCACGTCTGGCCGCTTTCGCGCTTCTCTCCCTGACGCTGATGCCCGCCCATGCGCAGCAGATCCTGCCGGGCCTCTGGGAATTCAGCAGCGGCGATATACAGGTGGACGGCCAACAGATGCCGGGCATGGACGCGATGCTGGCGCAGATGGAGAACCTGCCCGCCGATCAACGCCGGATGATGGAGGAAATGCTGGCCGCGCAAGGCGTCAAGCTTGGCGGCAAGGGTGTGCAGATCTGTCTGAGCAAGGCCCAGGTGGAGTCCGATGAATTGCCCTTTCAGGATGATCCGGCCTGTACCCAGGAGATCACCGAGCGTGGCGACAAGCTGTGGAAATTCCGTTTCGAGTGCCCTGATGCGCGAGGTCAGGGTGAGACGCGCTTCATTAGCGACAAGGAATTCGTCAGCACCGTGGAGAGCCAATACCGCCAGGGCACTGAAACCGGAACGTCACGAATCGAATCCCACGCGCGCTGGATAGCGGACGATTGCGGCGCATTGAAACCGGCTCGGTAG
- a CDS encoding NADH:ubiquinone oxidoreductase, with the protein MRLPFLLTVLCGLLVAGDVMAEACVINSHDDRVAVKLCQANINIPAELFRTGFCQPQLKDHEVEVEFVDHCPDGAFGVCRNAQVSNMPYRQDIHYYGIASDARFLQPACEQNNQGRWEKN; encoded by the coding sequence GTGCGGCTACCGTTCTTGCTGACAGTCCTGTGCGGCCTGCTCGTCGCTGGCGACGTGATGGCCGAAGCGTGCGTCATTAACAGCCACGACGACCGCGTGGCAGTGAAGCTTTGTCAGGCGAACATCAACATCCCCGCAGAGCTGTTCCGCACCGGTTTCTGTCAGCCGCAGCTGAAGGATCACGAGGTCGAAGTCGAGTTCGTCGACCACTGCCCGGACGGTGCCTTCGGTGTCTGCCGCAACGCGCAGGTGTCGAACATGCCGTACCGGCAGGACATCCACTATTACGGCATCGCCAGTGATGCGCGCTTTCTCCAGCCCGCCTGCGAACAGAACAACCAGGGCCGCTGGGAGAAGAACTGA
- a CDS encoding CobW-like GTP-binding protein, producing the protein MRNIAAMLEHIPTHVIGGPLGAGKTSLIRHLLDQKPADERWAVLINEFGQIGLDAALLTTETDDISLAEIPGGCLCCVNGVPFQVGLARLLRQAKPDRLLIEPSGLGHPAELLRQLGQPPWQSVLSIQPSVLVLDAGALSRGEALPDSHQQALAQAGLLLMNKSESLDAPGRTRLAEQLPEQTLYWTTQGQLPLERLPGIGACASESARAPTLPSGSAALAQVWLDPRQPICQAQTTAEHWSIGWRWHPSQRFDLDQLSQWLARWPWRRAKLVAHGRSGWQSANALDGQALVFRSSEWRRDSRIELIFSEPQAQAELQQGMTECRIDD; encoded by the coding sequence GTGCGCAACATAGCCGCCATGCTCGAACATATTCCGACCCATGTCATCGGCGGCCCGCTGGGCGCCGGCAAAACCAGCCTGATCCGCCATCTGCTCGATCAGAAGCCCGCCGACGAACGCTGGGCCGTACTGATCAACGAGTTCGGCCAGATCGGCCTGGACGCCGCATTGCTGACGACCGAAACAGACGATATCAGTCTGGCGGAGATCCCCGGCGGCTGTCTGTGCTGCGTCAACGGCGTGCCGTTCCAGGTCGGCCTGGCGCGCCTGCTACGCCAGGCAAAACCAGACCGCTTGCTGATCGAGCCCTCCGGCCTGGGTCATCCAGCGGAACTGCTGCGCCAGCTCGGCCAGCCGCCATGGCAGAGCGTGCTGAGCATCCAGCCGAGCGTGCTGGTGCTGGATGCCGGCGCCCTCAGCCGCGGCGAAGCCCTGCCTGACAGCCACCAGCAGGCCCTGGCGCAAGCCGGTCTGCTGTTGATGAACAAGAGTGAATCACTGGATGCACCCGGCCGAACACGACTGGCCGAGCAACTGCCCGAGCAAACACTTTACTGGACCACACAAGGCCAGCTGCCCCTGGAACGTCTTCCCGGTATCGGTGCATGCGCCAGTGAATCAGCACGCGCGCCCACCCTGCCCAGCGGTTCGGCGGCGCTGGCGCAGGTGTGGCTCGATCCGCGCCAGCCGATCTGCCAGGCTCAGACGACAGCGGAGCACTGGAGCATCGGCTGGCGCTGGCATCCGAGCCAGCGTTTCGATCTCGACCAGCTCTCGCAATGGCTGGCGCGTTGGCCCTGGCGTCGCGCCAAGCTGGTGGCCCACGGCCGCAGCGGCTGGCAATCGGCCAATGCACTGGATGGTCAGGCGCTGGTCTTCAGGAGCAGCGAGTGGCGGCGGGATTCGAGGATAGAGTTGATCTTCAGCGAGCCGCAGGCGCAGGCGGAACTGCAACAGGGCATGACCGAGTGCCGCATAGACGACTGA
- a CDS encoding DUF3301 domain-containing protein produces the protein MLTLSNLFLFMLLAGAGAWLWHSHGIRERALQAVRRHCQKLDVELLDGNVAFRKLTLLPDARGQRRLARIYGFEFTVTGEQRHPGTIVMFGAQVGRIELAAHPFQPADEPGRVIQLDDWRRPRD, from the coding sequence ATGCTGACTCTGAGCAACCTCTTCCTGTTCATGCTGCTGGCTGGCGCGGGCGCCTGGCTTTGGCATTCCCATGGCATTCGCGAGCGTGCCCTGCAGGCGGTGCGGCGGCACTGCCAGAAGCTCGATGTGGAACTGCTCGACGGTAATGTGGCGTTTCGCAAGCTGACCCTGTTGCCGGATGCACGCGGCCAGCGCCGGCTTGCCCGCATCTACGGGTTCGAGTTCACGGTCACCGGTGAGCAGCGGCACCCCGGCACCATCGTCATGTTCGGCGCCCAAGTCGGCCGTATCGAACTGGCGGCGCATCCGTTCCAGCCCGCAGACGAGCCGGGGCGGGTGATTCAACTGGACGACTGGCGTCGCCCCCGCGATTGA
- a CDS encoding SMI1/KNR4 family protein: MEEVIEQLRELNEPVPVPLELPDDDLLVEIEEQLLINLPFGLREFLLQVSDVIYGRLEPVTATDPQSHTYLPEVAANAWDAGVPRDLIPICQDGRDYYVVDLEGEVTLWDGDDCELTQETWETVWHWARDVWLES; the protein is encoded by the coding sequence ATGGAAGAAGTCATCGAACAGCTGCGCGAGCTCAACGAGCCGGTGCCGGTGCCGCTGGAACTGCCCGACGACGATCTGCTGGTGGAGATCGAGGAACAGCTGTTGATCAACCTGCCGTTCGGCCTGCGCGAGTTCCTGCTCCAGGTCAGCGATGTGATCTACGGGCGCCTGGAGCCGGTCACCGCCACCGATCCGCAGTCGCACACCTACCTGCCGGAAGTCGCCGCCAATGCCTGGGATGCTGGCGTGCCACGCGATCTGATTCCGATCTGCCAGGACGGGCGTGACTACTATGTGGTCGACCTGGAAGGCGAAGTAACCCTGTGGGACGGCGATGACTGCGAGCTGACCCAGGAAACCTGGGAGACGGTCTGGCACTGGGCACGCGACGTCTGGCTGGAAAGCTGA
- a CDS encoding ATP-binding protein, whose translation MTTTEAQELLQAIDRCANEPIHIPGSIQPHGFLLVVSEPELRVQQVSENVQHWLGIDARSLLGQPLSNLLPTARIEAGLTALSEDDHNPFHLSDVSIGLTGVAGQAFALLGHRHRGQLILEFERAETSGQAYDTLYPLMRTFVAQLQDSRELEALCQLAVREVKRIAGFGRVKAYRFDADDNGVVLAEVADPGYPSYLGLCFPAADIPQQARRLYRENLIRVIQDANYQPSPLVPALNPDSGAPLDLSFAALRSVSPVHLQYMRNMGTLASMSISIVIRDRLWGLISCHDAEPRAVTYQTRTACELLGRILSLQIEARESEILAQRKLELRHQIVHLLAAMADRDSVVEGFRNLPEVVLGFAGASGAAIISADKCETVGDTPDHEQLLQLAQWLGERRDELVFYSDCISRDIPDMPVLAKHCAGVMAISISRLHAHYLIWFRHEQIKTVNWAGQPEKQIDRQSGALSPRHSFERWQETLRGYAQPWDQVVIEGALELRNAVLGIVLRKAEEMAQLAGELRASNKELEAFSYSVSHDLRAPLRHIAGYTELLSEMESKQLSERGIRFLDNIADAARFAGTLVDNLLSFSQMGRSALRLSDVDLGALVASIREELAPDCEDRQIEWHLLPMPIVVADAAFIHMVLRNLIDNAVKYSRTREVAVIEVGAEQRAGEVVIYVRDNGVGFDMQYSSKLFGVFQRLHRMEEFEGTGIGLASVRRIIERHDGQVWAEGQLDKGATFYFSLPKLSYTSPLLDRDI comes from the coding sequence ATGACCACTACCGAAGCCCAGGAATTGCTCCAGGCCATTGACCGATGCGCCAACGAGCCGATCCACATCCCCGGTAGCATCCAGCCTCACGGTTTCCTGCTGGTGGTCAGCGAGCCCGAGCTGCGCGTGCAGCAGGTCAGTGAAAACGTTCAGCACTGGCTCGGAATCGACGCCCGCTCGCTGCTCGGCCAGCCACTGTCGAACCTGCTGCCCACCGCACGCATCGAAGCCGGTCTAACGGCTCTGAGCGAAGACGACCACAACCCCTTCCATCTGAGCGATGTGAGCATCGGTCTCACCGGTGTCGCCGGCCAGGCGTTCGCCCTGCTCGGCCATCGCCATCGCGGGCAGCTGATCCTCGAATTCGAACGCGCGGAAACCTCCGGCCAGGCCTACGACACCCTCTACCCGCTGATGCGCACCTTCGTCGCCCAGCTGCAGGACAGCCGCGAGCTCGAAGCGCTCTGCCAACTGGCGGTTCGGGAGGTCAAGCGCATCGCCGGCTTCGGCCGCGTCAAGGCTTATCGCTTCGATGCCGACGACAACGGCGTGGTACTGGCAGAGGTCGCCGACCCCGGCTATCCGAGCTATCTCGGACTGTGTTTCCCGGCCGCCGACATCCCACAGCAAGCGCGCCGGCTGTATCGCGAGAACCTGATCCGGGTGATTCAGGACGCCAACTACCAACCCTCGCCGCTGGTGCCGGCGCTCAATCCGGACTCCGGCGCACCGCTGGACCTGAGCTTCGCCGCATTGCGCAGCGTTTCCCCGGTGCATCTGCAGTACATGCGCAACATGGGCACGCTGGCATCGATGTCGATCTCCATCGTCATCCGCGACCGCCTCTGGGGACTGATTTCCTGCCACGATGCCGAACCACGAGCGGTCACTTACCAGACGCGCACTGCCTGCGAGCTGCTCGGCCGCATCCTCTCGCTGCAGATCGAGGCGCGGGAAAGCGAGATTCTCGCGCAACGCAAGCTGGAACTGCGTCACCAGATCGTCCACCTGCTCGCGGCGATGGCCGATCGCGACAGCGTGGTCGAGGGTTTTCGTAACCTCCCCGAGGTGGTGCTGGGATTCGCCGGCGCCAGCGGCGCGGCGATCATCTCCGCGGACAAGTGCGAGACCGTCGGCGACACACCGGATCATGAGCAGCTCCTGCAGCTGGCGCAGTGGCTGGGTGAACGGCGCGACGAGCTGGTCTTTTACAGTGACTGCATCAGCCGCGACATTCCCGACATGCCGGTGCTCGCCAAGCACTGCGCCGGGGTCATGGCCATCTCCATCTCGCGCCTGCACGCGCACTATCTGATCTGGTTTCGCCACGAACAGATCAAGACCGTCAACTGGGCCGGGCAGCCGGAAAAGCAGATCGACCGTCAGAGCGGCGCGCTCAGTCCGCGGCACAGCTTCGAACGATGGCAGGAAACCCTGCGCGGTTATGCTCAGCCCTGGGATCAGGTGGTGATCGAAGGCGCGCTGGAATTGCGCAACGCGGTACTCGGCATCGTCTTGCGTAAAGCCGAGGAGATGGCCCAGCTGGCCGGCGAGCTGCGCGCCAGCAACAAGGAGCTGGAGGCCTTCTCCTACAGCGTTTCCCACGACCTGCGCGCGCCGCTGCGGCATATCGCCGGCTACACCGAGCTGCTCAGCGAGATGGAAAGCAAGCAGCTGAGCGAACGCGGGATTCGCTTTCTCGACAACATCGCCGACGCTGCACGCTTTGCCGGCACGCTGGTGGACAACCTGCTGAGCTTCTCGCAGATGGGCCGTTCGGCATTGCGGCTGTCGGATGTCGACCTCGGTGCGCTGGTCGCCTCGATCCGCGAAGAGCTGGCCCCCGACTGCGAAGATCGCCAGATCGAATGGCACCTGTTGCCGATGCCGATCGTCGTCGCCGATGCCGCCTTCATTCATATGGTGCTGCGCAACCTGATCGACAACGCGGTCAAGTACAGCCGCACCCGTGAGGTGGCCGTCATCGAAGTGGGCGCCGAGCAGCGCGCCGGCGAGGTGGTGATCTACGTGCGTGACAACGGCGTCGGCTTCGACATGCAGTACTCGAGCAAGCTGTTCGGCGTGTTCCAGCGCTTGCACCGTATGGAGGAATTCGAAGGCACCGGCATCGGCCTGGCGAGCGTGCGCCGCATCATCGAGCGCCACGATGGCCAGGTCTGGGCCGAAGGCCAGCTGGACAAGGGCGCCACGTTCTACTTCTCACTCCCCAAACTGTCCTACACATCGCCCCTCCTGGACCGAGACATCTGA
- a CDS encoding response regulator: protein MLKPILLVEDNPHDLELTLIALERSQLANEVVIMRDGAEALSYLQRTGAYADRADGNPAVLLLDLKLPKVDGLEVLKTVRETAELRSIPVVMLTSSREEPDLMKAYELGVNAYVVKPVEFKDFVAAISDLGIFWAVLNEPPPGSLRLKRARNKDEKN, encoded by the coding sequence ATGCTCAAACCGATACTGCTGGTCGAAGACAATCCCCACGACCTGGAACTCACGCTGATCGCGCTGGAGCGCAGCCAGCTGGCCAATGAAGTGGTGATCATGCGTGACGGTGCCGAGGCGCTGAGCTATCTGCAGCGCACCGGCGCCTACGCCGATCGCGCCGATGGCAATCCGGCAGTGCTGCTGCTGGACCTGAAACTGCCCAAGGTCGACGGCCTGGAAGTGCTCAAGACCGTACGTGAGACCGCCGAGTTGCGCAGCATTCCGGTGGTCATGCTGACCTCCTCGCGGGAGGAACCCGACCTGATGAAAGCCTACGAGCTCGGGGTGAACGCTTACGTCGTCAAACCGGTCGAATTCAAAGATTTTGTCGCCGCAATCTCCGACCTCGGCATCTTCTGGGCCGTGCTCAACGAGCCGCCACCCGGTTCGCTGCGACTCAAACGCGCGCGCAACAAAGACGAAAAGAACTGA